A single window of Anaerocolumna chitinilytica DNA harbors:
- a CDS encoding aminotransferase class V-fold PLP-dependent enzyme — protein sequence MKNYFDKFKMNIIGDGYKPQFNEYGKKIIYADWAASGRLYHDIEMEIIDNYGPLYSNFHSEGNYISYKTELAYNQSKNIIRIHFGANDNYAVIACGHGMTSAINRLQMILINQYKNSKNIIIFLTPYEHNSNFITWKNNNINCVILKLKENGQIDLNDMEIKLKKYFKNENVLIGFFCACSNVNGVKVDLLPLCNLMKLFSGIVCVDYTTIAPYDVLNIEKLRIDALVFSTHKFVGGVGGPGILIISKDLYKLKVPTQVGGGTVKWINPWGEILYKDNIEEREEAGTPPILPVIKAGLAIKLKEKIGVDNIVSREIDITKKMLSEMKKIRNIVIYDSNIENRLPIISFNFINVSYIEGVKILDQKYGIQVRGGCCCASIYGHHLLNISSEESNIICQNIIKNEEKINKKGWIRVSLSPFVLDDEIYYICDSIRKIADGMEEYDKESKGNRRKLS from the coding sequence ATGAAAAATTACTTTGATAAATTTAAAATGAACATTATTGGTGACGGCTATAAACCTCAATTTAATGAATATGGGAAAAAAATTATATATGCAGATTGGGCAGCAAGTGGAAGATTATATCATGATATAGAAATGGAAATTATAGATAATTATGGACCATTATACAGCAATTTTCATTCAGAAGGAAATTATATATCTTATAAAACAGAACTAGCATATAATCAGTCAAAAAATATTATACGAATACATTTTGGAGCAAATGATAATTATGCGGTTATTGCTTGTGGACATGGGATGACTTCTGCAATAAACAGATTACAAATGATATTAATAAATCAATATAAAAATTCTAAAAATATAATCATTTTTCTAACTCCATATGAACATAATTCTAATTTTATTACATGGAAAAATAACAATATAAATTGCGTTATATTAAAACTAAAGGAAAATGGTCAAATTGATTTAAATGATATGGAGATTAAATTGAAGAAATATTTTAAAAATGAAAATGTTCTTATTGGTTTTTTTTGTGCATGTTCTAATGTTAATGGAGTTAAAGTGGATTTACTCCCCCTATGTAATTTAATGAAATTATTCAGTGGAATTGTTTGTGTAGATTATACTACCATTGCTCCATATGACGTATTAAACATTGAAAAATTGAGAATCGATGCATTAGTTTTTTCAACCCATAAATTTGTTGGAGGTGTTGGAGGCCCAGGTATATTAATTATCTCAAAAGATTTATATAAATTAAAGGTTCCAACACAAGTAGGAGGTGGAACTGTTAAATGGATTAATCCTTGGGGGGAGATATTGTATAAAGATAACATTGAAGAAAGAGAAGAGGCAGGAACACCACCAATACTACCAGTAATTAAAGCAGGATTAGCAATCAAGCTAAAGGAAAAGATTGGTGTGGATAATATTGTATCTAGAGAAATAGATATTACAAAAAAGATGTTAAGTGAAATGAAAAAAATTAGAAATATTGTAATATATGACAGTAATATAGAAAATAGACTTCCAATAATTTCGTTTAATTTTATTAATGTATCATATATTGAAGGAGTTAAAATACTAGATCAGAAATATGGAATTCAAGTACGGGGAGGTTGTTGTTGTGCAAGCATATATGGTCATCATTTATTAAATATATCATCAGAAGAATCGAACATTATATGCCAAAATATAATAAAAAATGAAGAAAAAATTAATAAAAAAGGGTGGATTAGAGTTTCATTATCGCCATTTGTTTTGGATGATGAAATATATTATATATGTGATTCAATTCGTAAAATAGCGGATGGTATGGAGGAGTATGATAAAGAAAGCAAAGGGAATAGAAGAAAGCTATCTTAA
- a CDS encoding PqqD family protein, producing MIKKAKGIEESYLNDEVVLFNIITGEFYGLQDTSYFIWEHIDNCSSVNELVEKVKGNYEYENETELIESIYQLINDLNKERLIEIDENI from the coding sequence ATGATAAAGAAAGCAAAGGGAATAGAAGAAAGCTATCTTAATGATGAAGTAGTTTTGTTTAATATTATTACTGGTGAATTTTATGGATTACAAGATACGTCATATTTTATATGGGAACATATTGATAATTGTAGTTCAGTAAATGAACTGGTGGAAAAAGTAAAAGGAAACTATGAATATGAGAATGAAACAGAATTAATTGAAAGCATATACCAGTTAATTAATGACTTAAATAAAGAAAGGCTGATAGAAATAGATGAAAACATTTAA
- a CDS encoding lasso peptide biosynthesis B2 protein: MVNEIRIVDRICLIYPGKAKCLHKAILQYRILRRKFRLPVKIVIGVQKFPFCSHAWLVWKQGDKAVFELNENIIRYTIIFDSDNLI; the protein is encoded by the coding sequence ATTGTTAATGAAATTAGAATCGTTGACAGAATATGTCTTATATATCCTGGCAAAGCTAAATGTTTACATAAAGCTATATTGCAGTATAGGATATTAAGAAGAAAATTTAGATTACCTGTTAAAATTGTTATTGGGGTACAAAAATTCCCCTTTTGTTCACATGCTTGGTTAGTGTGGAAACAAGGAGATAAAGCAGTTTTTGAATTAAATGAAAATATTATTAGATATACAATAATTTTCGATTCTGATAATTTAATATAA